The following is a genomic window from Daphnia magna isolate NIES linkage group LG4, ASM2063170v1.1, whole genome shotgun sequence.
AGGTAAGTAACTATTTGTGTTATTCCGGTTACATTGAACaatagaaaacttaagatttTCTTAAAGGTAACAAAGCGCTGTCTGGCTATATCGATAAATTATCTTTGCTTCAAGATCGGATTCATTCGAATAGCAAAAAAATGCTTTCGAAAATGAGGAATGTAAACCCGTTATCAAGTTTTATGCCTTGCACTGCAACGCGTGGCAATTTGAGGTTCGAAACTGGAGTTTGTCTTCTTGCTCCAGTCTGTTCGTTTTACGGAGGCCGGCCAACGACAGGCAATTCTTGTCGAATGGGATTAACCTGTTGCGTCAGTGAGTaccttttaatttttgaattcgtgtttcatttttaaaaaattcttggcGATGGTAGATGAGATTCCCAGTTGCGGTCAGTTGGTTACATTCAATAACACGTATTGGCAATcaccaaacaaaatcaattcgGAAAGCAGTTGCAGTTTGACCGTCAAGTTAGATGAATATCTCGTGGAACAAAGGAAACCCATTTGTCAActacggtaaaaaaaaaactttgattATTTAATCGGATACGTTATTTACATAATACTAATTGATTTCTTAAGTGTATAGACTAGATTTTTTAACGTTTTCAATTGCCCAACCCAATGCGGAAACTGTTTGTGATGTGGACAACTTTAAAGTGATTGGAGCAACCAATAAAGTACCGATAATTTGCGGTGAAAATCACGGACAGCACAGTAAGTTGACTGATCAATCACGCTGTATCGTTTTCAATCTCAACTGGATATTTTTAATCCCTGGAAATGCAAGTGTATCTGATGCTCCCGCGTAGTTCCACAACTGTGGACTTGCAAATAACCATCGGTAGTTCGACAACACATCCTGTTTGGAGAATCAAGATTTCTATGCTTTCATGTGACTCTGAATTCTTAGGTATTGCATCATTTTTATTAAATGAGTGGCATTTGTTCATCTCTTGATTGTTTTACATCATGAAAACGAGCAGCTCCGGAAGGTTGTTTGCAATATTTTACATCGCCATCGGGGATAATCACGACGTTTAATTGGAAAGACACGTCAGGTAGAACAACAAGGCAACTTGCTAATCAAGATTATTACATTTGTTTTAGGACAGAAACGGTACAAAGACAAGTAAGTCTACATCAtgtttcatttaaaaaatttatccgtaactgatttcgttttaaatGTTAAGTCAAGTTCGCAAATCGCTACGACTTTATGTCTATCGCAATGTCATGTGGCCAATGGTCTTTCGTTCAGCCTGTCCGGAGATGTGGAAGAGACTAGCCAAAGAGCTGGAGCAAGATCGTGTAGTAACGATTACATTGTCTTTCCTGGAGGATTCAGTTTGCCACCGAGTGCTCCATTGAACCAACGCGATCGTTATTGTGGGACTCTTCTTTCTCAAGCTGAATCGTCTACCGTGTCTCAAACTATTTGCAGTTAACTATGGCTGGGTGTTGATTTACTTATGGTAAtgtttataatttatttttatattgttACAGGTACTGCCAAGCCTTTTCGGTTGCTCTATCGAACAAACGGTGACGAAAGAGTGTCCAGAATGAAAGATACTGATCCGTTTTTAGGCAATCAAGGATTCTGTTTGAATTTTGAGCAGAAACCATCGTAGAATACCCGTAAAAAATGATGTCATTTGCCACGCATTGAAAACCAATGAACATAATTTATTCTAAAGCTTCTTAAACAATTTAAAGCACGTAGGACGTCATGTCAATTAACTTTATTCAAGTTTGGCcggtttttaacatttcctCATAATACAAAAGTCAATTCATGCCAAAGCTTATACTTATACATCTACAGGAAGTAGGCTAAAGTGAGATGCTCCCCTCGATAAAAGTTGAAGAGTTCAACCGAAAGAGGCAGAAAGATTTAGATTGAACGACGACTGACGACCCTAAGCCTCCGGATTTGTTTAATATCTTGTCTATTGTAAAGAGAACTGTTGTATTTAGTTAAAGAATGAGGTAGAATATGATGGACAAAACTAAGCCGTTTCATCTTTCGGAAAAAGACTGACGTTACCAAGTCTAATCGATTGGCTGCACAGAAAGCAACCGAGGATCACGAGTTCTTTCTCAACAAATTGTATTACGTAACTGACATTAAATATTCATCTACCAAGTCATTGTGTACCCGGCTACCTGACGAAAACCATTCATTACTGTTACATGAAGCCCCATAAAAGTTTTGCATGACTAGGAAATTGCCGGATAATGATGATTTTTTCGCTATCTTCAATGTTAGTGAAAGGTTTTACTCGATAGTGATGATCAAGAGGAAGTATAATTTAGCTACAAGCATGTCAAAAGTAATTTCCAGTCAACTTATCCGAGAGCAGACGTGGGTGTGGGAGGTGTTCGTCTGCTTGTTGCTGTTTCGAGCTTTCGACTGCCAAAAATACTTGTGCAAGCAGATAATTTCTTTAGCTTCAACATTAATTGCCTTCAGGCATAAGTTGTTGGGAATATAATCGCCCAACAGACGACGACAACCCGATCCGGCCGCCGGACGACTGCACCCGCGCATTTGCGCGACTATTGTCTCAGGGGCCCCCGATAGGTGGCCCCAAACCCCCATTGTTTCCCCTCCTTTAATTGTTACACCCCCACTAAGTGACTGTAAATCTATCAGTGTAAGACGAATAGACGGTTGGAACAGACACAGTTCTTAGTGTCAATTTAATTACTCAACCTAAACTGTAAGTACGGTACGACACGCCGCCAAAAGTATTTAAAAAGtttacatggtccttcgaaacCTAAAAGTTAATTTAAGCCAGTGAAGTACTGTGTCCTTCCCATCCATCACATTCAAAAATTGTAATTGTTAGGCTGTTTGGGGCCAATGCTAGAAAGGTCCCTCAAAAGAGGGAAGTAACAAtccttgaaaaaataaaaaataaatttgtttgaaCAAATTAAGTAAAGAGGGGCGACCATTAACCACGCTAAAGTCGCGTGTAAGCCTAAGGCTTCCACTACCGCACACAGTTAATAGCCAccgttctttctctctttctttattttctggGAAGGTAATTGCCtctcacacacaaaaaaaaacacaatcgCGTCTCTCTAACTTTCCCCTTCTGATTGTTGGCTATCTCGCCCTATTGTTATTTGAAATTGGTAATAACAAGCTCTATCTGTATCTCACCTAAATTATAGAGGAGTACCGTAAGGTCTCCAAACAAGAAGCAAAATAGGCAGGAAAAGTCAGAGAATCAAGAGGGCGCAGTTGCGCCGAGACGGGCTTTTGCCCGCTTGGGTGGAACCGCCCCTTCCTCCCCCGGCACGAGAGCGTATTCCGGACGAACAGTTGCCAGCAGGAGCTCACGCTCCTAGTCTACAACCATTCTTGGAAATTGCCCGTAGACTCATCACCGTCGAACAACTAAAAGAAGCGACCCGCCCACGATACTACGGCGATATCCGCTACGCGCCTCCAGGAATCCCGGTGGGTTATCCGAAACCGCAACCCGTGCCAGTGCCAGTACCCGAACCGCAACCCGCACCAGCATCAGAACCGCGACCCGCGCCCCAGGATCCAGCATCTATAGCTGCTGGATCCcaacatttgtttgtttgtcaaCTACTACAATCCAACAATGTTTCGATAAAATATAGAATAACATAGATTAATACTGAAATAAGGCACACCTCTTTGAAATGGTCCATGTAGCAAACTGTACTGTTCTGCAAAcaaatttgctttttttttttatttaacttcaaagaaaaaaaacaattgttcCAATATTACAAGATGCCCATAGACTGCATAGttcattatttgttttgtgAATTTAGGACACAGGTTTAAATTAAAGCATGAAAATGTGTTGGGAAATAGCATTGCTTGCAGCATCGATATTTGGGCATGGATTTTCAAGTATAAAAGGGATGTTACTAACGTATTATCATTGGAGTGGTAGGAATAGGCGGTGCCTATCACTCCTCTAAAGGGGTGCTGTGCTACATTAAATTGTGGACCATCTGCTAGACGATACGGTGAGCATTTGGCAATAAACAGTTACCTCTATGGTACATAAAGGCCGCACAAGTAAGGCTAGGAGCATTAGGGAATATGTACAAGTTAAGCTAGTTGCGTTAGGGAACCACCTTTTTTCTAACTATTTGTCGAGTTGTAGTGCTTAAGCAACCGACTCGTTGGACAAAATCAAATTGTCAGTTACGAAAAAGATTGATTGAAAATAGCGCCCAAAAACAGTTGACAATCACTGTTTTGACGTCATACATGAAGGTTAGTCTAAGCAGTTTTCTCTCACTTTCAGTCACGACCAAAACAGCACACGTGCAGCAGTGCTCACTGCTCAGTTTATGTTCAGTTTGGTGCAGTGTACAGTACATAAACATATCGTTTCGTTAATCGCCACTTGAATTATAGTGTCAACCAAGTTTACCTCGCTATGAAGGATAAAAGATTAGCAAGCTTGTTGCTGATTCAGCAGCGTTCATCAGAAATGCATAAATTGAGGTAAGAGTTAAAAGTTGACGAAAGAAAATGACCTGTAACCGTGCTGGTTAAAACCGCCTTATAAtcattttatttgtaaatatttaAGATATTGCTGAGGCCTTAAAACAAAGGTAAGAATTCGTTTGTTTCTAAATGTTTCGATAAAATATAGAATAACATAGGTTAATACTGAAATAAGGCACACCTCTTTGAAATGGTCCATGTAGCAAACTGTACTGTTCTGCAAAcaaatttgcttttttttgtttgatttaacttcaaagaaaaaaaaaattgttccaATATTACAAGATGCCCATAGACTGCATAGttcattatttgttttgtgAATTTAGGACACAGGTTTAAATTAAAGCATGAAAATGTGTTGGGAAATAGCATTGCTTGCAGCATCGATATTTGGGCATGGATTTTCAAGTATAAAAGGGATGTTACTAACGTATTATCATTGGAGTGGTAGGAATAGGCGGTGCCTATCACTCCTCTATAGGGGTGCTGTGCCACATTAAATTGTGGACCATCTGCTAGACGATACGGTGAGCATTTGGCAATAAACAGTTACCTCTATGGTACATATAAAAGGCCGCACAAGTAAGGCTAGGAGCATTAGGGAATATGTACAAGTTAAGCTAGTTGCGTTAGGGAACCACCTTTTTTCTAACTATTTGTCGAGTTGTAGTGCTTAAGCAACCGACTTGTTGGACAAAATCAAATTGTCAGTTACGAAAAAGATTGATTGAAAATAGCGCCCAAAAACAGTTGACAATCACTGTTTTGACGTCATACATGAAGGTTAGTCTAAGCAGTTTTCTCTCACTTTCAGTCACGACCAAAGTCCAAAACAGCACACGTGCAGCAGTGCTCACTGCTCAGTGTATGTTCAGTTTGGTGCAGTGTACAGTACATAAACATATCGTTTCGTTAATCGCCACTTGAATTATAGTGTCAAACAAGTTTACCTCGCTATGAAGGATAAAAAGATTAGCAAGCTTGTTGCTGATTCAGCAGCGTTCATCAGAAATGCGCAAATGCAGGTAAGAGTTATAACTTGACGAAAGAAAATGACCGGTACCTGTGCTTGGTAAAAGCGCCTTacaataattttatttgtaaatatttaGGATATTGCTGATGTCGTTTACACGGTTAGGGATGTCGTTGACGAAATTAGAGATCAAGCTACAAAGCAGAGACTCAGAGTTTTACcttatgaaataaaaatgatggaACCATCACCAGACGCCATTGTGAAAGGTAATCATTtgtgggtaaaaaaaaaatttttttagccaataataatttatttgaataaatttcAGTGACTGAATTTGCAAAAAAGACTGGTGATTATGCTACTTTGTCAGCTACAGACATAAAAGTCTTGGCATTGACATACCAATTGGAGGTAGAATCTAATGGCTGTGAACACCTCAAAAGTGAACCaactattaaaaaaactatAGTTGTGGGACCCAGACCCCCTGGTCCTGATAAAGTTGAGACATTGGCAGGCTTTTACATGCCAAAGTCAGGAGCAAAATCAGAAGGTGAAGTAGATAAGCTGTCTGAGCAATTGGCAGAAGTAGCAGTCAAAGCCAATGACACAGAAGTGGCAGTAGAAGCCAATGACATCAGCAAAGAAGAATTGCAGCCAGCAAAACAGCAGGATGCAATCGAAGGCACAAACAATGGTTCTGGTCAAggggaggaagaagaggaaggatATGACAGTGAAGACGACTTTAATGATGAGGAAAACGGTGATACAgttgatgatgaagaagaagatgacgacgaagacgacgacgGTGGTTGGATTACCCCTGGAAATATCCAGCAAGTTAAGCACAGTATGGTCGGAAATACTGAAACGGTCCAACTTGATGTTGCTTGCTTGACAACGGATTTTGCCATGCAGGTAGGGATATTTATGAGAATCTAGGTTGAGAATCAGGCTTGTCTTATCTTCCATTAATTCACATTGTTTTTTAGAACGTCTTGATGCAAATGGGTCTACATGTAGTGTCGCTTGAGGGTCGCTTAATCCATGAAGCACGAACCTATATCCTTCGTTGTTATGCATGTTTCCGGACGACTAGCAACGTAACTAAAGGTATGTTCGTGTCACTTCCACCGTGAACAATTAGTTTATGTTTCGTTGCAtatttattcagttttttgCCCCAAATGCGGAAATCAGACATTGAAAAAAGTGGCTGTTAGTTTAAATGAAGATGGTACATTGCAGATCCACATTTCCAGCAGAAAGAAGCTAACAGCTCGTGGCAAGAAAGTGCGAAGTGTTAATCAATTCCGTTTTATCTCTGctaatttgaatttgtttgtCAAAGTTTTCATTGCCGATGCCAAAAGGGGGTAAATACGCGTGCAATCCGATCCTTGTGGAAGATCAACGAGAAGCTCAGCAACGAGCTACACGTTTGGGCCGTACCAAAACGAATGCGTTGGATCCTGACTACGTTGCAGGTTGGTGTAGACTTTTCTGAACACCTAGATTTTGAATTTTACTTAAACACCTTTATGTAGGAAATTCCCCTTTTGCTATCAACGACGTTTATTCGCGGGCAGCCCAACTTGGACGAACGGGTCGTGCATCTAACAACTTTAAAAATCGGCGAAACCCGGCTGaatttcgtaaaaaaaaacgttgatAAAGCTTCTAAACTTGATGAAATTTAATTGCCAATCGGCAGTGTTCGAAATAAAGGTTAACAAATAACTACTAAATTAATAGAGTTCATTACTTTGTATTTACGTAATACAGTGTAGGATGCCTTTTTAACCGATTGGAATTTGTACGCCAGCCAATCGAACCACATTTTGTAATTAGAAGTCCAGTCGGAACTTACTTATGGTGTGATAGTCTGACAATTACAGAGAGGAGGATAAACAGGCATAATTCAACCCGTAACAGAACACTTGGGTTGAATGTGTCATGTGTGACGGTTGACACCAGAATGCAACCTGGTGACAACATTTCAAGGTACTTTTCCGAGTGCCCATATTTCAAACTAAAGGAAATCTTCGCATAGGTTCTTTTTGTAATGTTCGTGACATCTTCTGCCTTTTCCATAATCAATCGAAGATCCTCGTTGACAATGAGGGGTTAACACACACAAGTTGAACGGCTGCTGAAAGATATAAAATTCCCGTTCAGAGAGTTTAGATTGGATGGCTCGCTACGATAGACCTGCAAACAAACGGATTATCCAGAAGGTGGtagtgagaaagaaaaaggaaacaaatggGTTGGGAAGGGAAGGATGGGAAAAGGATACGATTAAACGTGGCAGGTATacaaggatttttttttaaaagtgaaGGAAGTCAGGAAAAAAAGGTATCCTCCGTAAGttctaaatttttaattaaaaaagaacaaggtGTTTTCTCCCACGTACAATTCGAGAACTCGTTTCCCAATTCAAGAGAAGTGGTAGTCATCTTGCTGCTGATTGGTTCCTGCCTATCGTGCTCTTCCCCGAACCAACCAGTGTAGTGACTGCAGATTGTTAAACATTCGTCATCTTTATCTCTTGCGCGGAGGCGTTTTGCTGTGTCTTCTCTTATTTGGACTTGATGAGGTAGTGCTCGAAGAGCTTCTAGACGACGATCGGCTGCGCTTGCGAGAGCGTTGGCGTTCTTTCTCGCGTTCCTTTTCACGCGCGCGCTGCCTTTCACGCTCGTTTTCACgctgtttctctctctcacgcTGTCGCTGCTGCAGCTCTTCGTCTCTGCGTTGTTGAACTTCTTTCAAACGCGTTTCTCTTTCAGCAAGCCTTTGCCGGCGCATTTCCTCCTTTTCTGCGATCTGACTTGCTGTCAGAGGCAACCAATAAATGAAAGGAGTCGCCTTTGTCTTGCGGAACAAATCATCCAGCAGTTTTGCAGGCGTTTCGTCTTTGGGTTTgacttcttcgtcttctccaATAAGATGTGCTCCTTTAATAGCTTGCTCTTTTTCGAATCCTTGGTCACCAGTTTTGCCCAAATCCCATTCGCGCACTTTTTCAGCTTTGTCTCGCTTTGTTTCGAGGGGGTGAACAGTTGCTGTAGCCGTTCGCATAATTGGTTCAATTTTCGCTACGGGTGGGTTGGTTAATTCTTTGCCCGACATGCGATTCTCTAAATCTTCTACAGTTGAGTAGTCAACTAGAAGAGTTTTGGGATTTGATGTAGGCCAATGGATTCCATGTAAGGCAGCCCGAGTTTCTTCAGcttcgtcttctgttgcaTACTGAAaacagcaaagaaaaatgaaatttcactAGGTTTTATGACAAAGCTTTGTAAGCCTACCTGGACCAAACACGAGGATTTTACTCTATCAATCCAAAACTTTCCCTCGACAAGGTGTCCGGTACGAGCAAGCAACTCCTTCAGCTGATTAATAGTGAACGGTCTGACCAAATTAGAGACATTAAGGACGGATGAGCGAGGCTGCTGAGCTGGGCTAGTAGCTTCCAGTAATGGAGCAGCAGCCGCCATGACAGCCTCAGGTTTAGCCGGGGCGAAGGCTTCGACCGCCATCTCTACCGCTACTCGCCTTACGTTCTCCACTTTGGCAATTTTATCGGCAGCTGGTAACTGATGGTCTTCACTTTCTGGTGTCTGGTTAACAGTGGGTTTTACTGGTGGTTGAAAATTGGGGCTGCCAAGCCTTACTTCTTCAGCTGACAGAGGTTTAGCATCTGGCACAAGTGTCTGAAAAGaggtttttttctattaatgCATATTCAAACACACTGAAGTTTAGTATTTGCAATACCTTCAGAGAATCTGTAGAAATAACCAAGGCAGGTTTCTTAGTAGGCAGAAGCTGGCTAGTTCCCCATCTTCGTTTCTTGGGCGCTTCAGTTTCTGCTGTGTCTGCTTCAGCACTAGGAAGCTGTTTCCTGATCTTCCATTTTCTAACTGTATCTCcttttgttgtttcattttgagGTGCTGCATCAGATTGCTGCTTTTTATCATGAGGTGataagcttctttttctgtttatctCCCTTTCTGGACTACTTTGCCTGGGACTGGGGGATTTGGAGCTGGATGTTtgcaacaaaataaataataaaaaaatcactTTGTGATTCAAATGTTGGCAAGGAAAATCATTACCTTGATTTTCTATGTCTTTGTTCACAATTATCTGCAACATCTTCTGTTTCAGGTGCTGTAAGCTTTAAGCTGTCATCAATTATTTCAGTGGTGTCCATCTGAagttcatcttcttcattgTCTTCAGTTGGTTGCTCCTCAGACACTTCCTC
Proteins encoded in this region:
- the LOC116921540 gene encoding uncharacterized protein LOC116921540, with product MLALTVLMFGLPSNYVFNSNHIFGEDRRQDYVLFHPDSYRPARFRRPTWIEEQSQPRRYSEMEDDPGNKALSGYIDKLSLLQDRIHSNSKKMLSKMRNVNPLSSFMPCTATRGNLRFETGVCLLAPVCSFYGGRPTTGNSCRMGLTCCVNEIPSCGQLVTFNNTYWQSPNKINSESSCSLTVKLDEYLVEQRKPICQLRLDFLTFSIAQPNAETVCDVDNFKVIGATNKVPIICGENHGQHMYLMLPRSSTTVDLQITIGSSTTHPVWRIKISMLSCDSEFLAPEGCLQYFTSPSGIITTFNWKDTSGRTTRQLANQDYYICFRTETVQRQSSSQIATTLCLSQCHVANGLSFSLSGDVEETSQRAGARSCSNDYIVFPGGFSLPPSAPLNQRDRYCGTLLSQAESSTVSQTICSTAKPFRLLYRTNGDERVSRMKDTDPFLGNQGFCLNFEQKPS
- the LOC116921542 gene encoding RNA-binding protein NOB1, with protein sequence MKDKKISKLVADSAAFIRNAQMQDIADVVYTVRDVVDEIRDQATKQRLRVLPYEIKMMEPSPDAIVKVTEFAKKTGDYATLSATDIKVLALTYQLEVESNGCEHLKSEPTIKKTIVVGPRPPGPDKVETLAGFYMPKSGAKSEGEVDKLSEQLAEVAVKANDTEVAVEANDISKEELQPAKQQDAIEGTNNGSGQGEEEEEGYDSEDDFNDEENGDTVDDEEEDDDEDDDGGWITPGNIQQVKHSMVGNTETVQLDVACLTTDFAMQNVLMQMGLHVVSLEGRLIHEARTYILRCYACFRTTSNVTKVFCPKCGNQTLKKVAVSLNEDGTLQIHISSRKKLTARGKKFSLPMPKGGKYACNPILVEDQREAQQRATRLGRTKTNALDPDYVAGNSPFAINDVYSRAAQLGRTGRASNNFKNRRNPAEFRKKKR